The genomic window CGGGAGCTCAAGCGACATAGACCTTCGACGTTCGGAGAGCGATGGCTTTAGCCGTCGCTGTTGATCCGGCGGCGGCTAAAGCCGCCGCCCTCCGAACGAACGAGCGAGAAAACATATGGCTACAGCAGCAGCAGATCAAAAAGTCGGCAAGGTCATCCAGGTCATCGGACCCGTCATCGACGTCGAGTACGAGGGCGGGCACCTGCCGGCCATCTACAACGCCGTCCGGATCGTGGACGATGGCTCATCGGGTGGCGAGAAGGTGGACATCGTCGCCGAGGTCGAGCAGCACCTGGGCGAGGGCCGCGTGCGCACGGTCGCGATGAAGCCGACCGACGGCTTGCAGCGCGGCATGAGCGTGATCGACACCGGCGCGCCGATCTCGGTGCCGGTCGGTCCCGAAACGCTCGGTCGCGTGCTGAACGTGCTGGGCGAACCGGTCGACTTCCCGGACATGCCGGTCAAGGCGAAAGAGCACTGGCCCATTCACCGGCCGGCTCCGACACTGGAGCAGCAGTCCACCGAACTGAAGATGTTCGAGACCGGCATCAAGGTCATCGACTTGCTCGAGCCGTACCTGCAGGGCGGCAAGATCGGCCTGTTCGGCGGCGCCGGCGTCGGCAAGACCGTCATCATCATGGAGTTGATCAACAACATCGCCATGAAGCACGGCGGTGTGTCGGTGTTCGCGGGCGTTGGTGAACGCACCCGCGAAGGCAACGACCTGTGGCTCGAGTTCCAGGAGTCGGGCGTGATCGACATGAAAGACATGTCGAAGAGCCGCGCCGCGCTGGTCTATGGCCAGATGACGGAGCCGCCAGGAGCGCGCCTGCGCGTCGGCCTGTCGGCGCTGACCGTCGCCGAGTACTTCCGCGACGCCGAGAACAAGGACGTGCTCCTGTTCATTGACAACATCTTCCGCTTCACGCAGGCGGGTTCCGAAGTGTCGGCGCTGCTCGGCCGCATGCCGTCGGCCGTCGGTTACCAGCCGACGCTGCTGTCGGAAATGGGCGCGCTGCAGGAACGCATCACCTCGACCAAGAAGGGCTCGATCACCTCGGTGCAGGCCATTTACGTGCCCGCCGACGACTACACCGACCCGGCGCCGGCGACGACGTTCGCCCATCTGGACGCCACCACCAACCTGTCGCGCCAGATTGCCGAGCTCGGCATTTACCCGGCCGTCGATCCGCTGGCTTCGTCTTCGCGCATTCTCGACCCGCGCGTCATTGGCGACGAGCACTACAACGTCGCCCGCCAGGTGAAGCAAATTCTGCAGCGCTACAAGGACCTGCAGGACATCATCGCGATTCTCGGCATCGACGAGCTGTCTGAAGAAGACAAGCTGGCGGTGTCGCGCGCGCGCAAGATCCAGCGCTTCCTGTCGCAGCCGTTCTTCGTCGCCTCGCAGTTCACCGGCCTCGAAGGCAAGTACGTCACCATCGAAGAGACCATCCGCGGCTTCAAGGAAATTGCGGAAGGCAAGCACGACGGCTTGTCCGAGCAGGCGTTCTACCTGGTCGGGACGATCGACGAAGCGATCGCGAAGGCAAAAACCCTGAAGCAGTAGCCAGAGGCCAGTAGCCAGTAGCCAGAAGATCTCTTGTCTTTCTGGCATCTGGCTACTGGCTACTGGATACTGAAAGGCGCAGATGGCATTACCCAGCAAGCTAACCCTTCACATCGTCTCGCCCGACCACTCGATGTCGTACGAGGTGGACGAGGTGTCGTTGCCTGGTGTCGAGGGCGACTTCGGCGTGCTGCCCGGGCACACGCCGTTCTTCACGGCGCTCCGCACGGGCGCCATGTGGTACCGGCAAGGTGCCGAGAGGCACAGCCTGCTCGTCTCGATCGGGTTCGTGGAAGTGCTGCCCGACAAGGTGTCGATCCTGGCGCAGGTTGCCGAGCGTGCCGAAGACCTCGACCAGGCGCGGGCCGAGGCCGGCATGAAGCGCGCGGAAGAGCAGCTGGGCGCCGTGCCCCACGATATCGACTGGGAACGCTCCAGGCTCGCGCTACTCCAGACCCTGCAACAGCTGCAGGCGGAGAGCCGCCGGCGGGTGTAGTCGCCAGTAGCCAGTAGCCAGTAGCCAGAAGCCAGTAGCCAGAAGAGCTCTTGTCTCCTCTGGCATCTGGCTACTGGATACTGGATACTTCTGCTGTTCCCATTCATGTTTTCAAACCTCCAGAAGCTCTTTAGGTTTCGCGGCCTGATCCAGACGCTGGTGGTCCGCGATCTGAAAGCGCGCTACCGGGGTTCGGTCCTCGGGTTCTTCTGGTCGTTCTTCAATCCATTGATGCTGTTGCTGATCTACACCTTCGTGTTCACGAAGGTGCTGGTCGGCATTCACCCGGCCGAGATGGAGCCGTACGCGCTGTTCATGTTCTGCGGCATCCTGCCGTGGACCTGGTTTTCGTCATCGCTGCTCGAGTCTTCGAACACGCTGATCGCCGGCGGCAACCTGATCAAGAAGGTGATGTTCCCGGCGGAGGTGCTGCCGATCGTCACCGTGCTGGCGAACATGGTGCACTTCTTCCTGGGTCTGCCGATTCTCGCGGCGTTCATCATCTACTACCAGCGCCCCGTGGATCCGGTGGAGTTGCTCTGGTTCCCCGTGATCGTGCTGGTGCAGCTGGTCCTCACCACCGGGCTGGCGTTGTTCCTGTCGGCGCTGACGGTCCACTTCCGCGACGTGAAGGACCTGCTGGGCAACCTGCTGACGCTGTGGTTCTTCTCGACGCCGATCATCTACCCGATGCTGACTGCGCCCGAAGACCTGCGGTGGTGGCTGAACCTCAATCCGATGACGCACCTGATGATCTCGTATCAGGAGGTGCTGTTCTTCCCGGGCCCGCACGGCCACTACAAATGGCTGCTGGCCCTGGGCGTCTTGTCGGTGATGGTGTTCTTTGCGGGATACTTCGTGTTCGATCGGTTGCGGGACAGCTTTGCCGAAGAGGTCTGAATGCAACCACGAAGAACGCGAAGTGAACCACGAAGCTCACGAAGGAACCTCGTCTTGGGGTCTTCCAATAGTGACTTCGTGTCCTTCGTGGTTCTTCCCTTCGTGTCCTTCGTGGTTGTATGAAGCCCGCCATTGACGTCATCAACGTCTCGAAGGTCTACCGGCGCTACGCGCGGCGGCGGCAGTTTGCCACCCTCAAGTCGGCGTTGCTCGACGGCAGCCTCCTCGGCGACCTGAAGCCGGACGAGACGTTTCAGGCGCTGAAGAACGTGTCGTTCTCGGTGCCGAAGGGCTGCACTTACGGCGTGATCGGCAGCAACGGCTCGGGCAAGAGCACGTTGCTCAAGTGCGTGGCCGGCATCACGCGGCCCACCGAGGGCGAGGTCAAGGTTGACGGCCGCATCTCGGCGCTGATCGAGCTTGGCGCCGGCTTCCACCCCGAGATTTCCGGCCGCGAGAACATCTTCATCAACGGCATCATGCTGGGCCTCAGCAAGAAAGAGGTGATGCGGCGCTTCGACGAAATCGTCGAGTTTGCCGAGATGCAGGACTTCATCGACGCCCCGGTCAAGACCTACTCGTCGGGCATGTATATGCGCCTGGGTTTTGCGGTCGCCATCCACGTGGATCCCGAAGTGCTGCTGGTGGACGAAGTGCTGGCGGTCGGCGATCAGGGCTTTACCCACAAGTGCCTCGACAAGTTCTCGGAGTTCCGCCGTCGCAACAAGTCGATCCTGCTCGTTACCCACTCGCTCGACCTGGTCGAGAAGTTCTGCGACGAAGCGCACTGGCTCGACAAGGGCGTATCGAAGGGCGAGGGCGACCCCAAGAAGGTGGTCGCCGCGTACGTCATGAACGTCGAGGACAGCGAAGAGAACTCGCTGGCCAAAGCAGAGTCCGCGCGCCTGGCCGCGACAGCTTCGGAACCGGCCGTAGGGTCGGACTTCAGTCCGACCGATACGTCCGAACCGGGAACCGGAGAG from Acidobacteriota bacterium includes these protein-coding regions:
- the atpD gene encoding F0F1 ATP synthase subunit beta translates to MATAAADQKVGKVIQVIGPVIDVEYEGGHLPAIYNAVRIVDDGSSGGEKVDIVAEVEQHLGEGRVRTVAMKPTDGLQRGMSVIDTGAPISVPVGPETLGRVLNVLGEPVDFPDMPVKAKEHWPIHRPAPTLEQQSTELKMFETGIKVIDLLEPYLQGGKIGLFGGAGVGKTVIIMELINNIAMKHGGVSVFAGVGERTREGNDLWLEFQESGVIDMKDMSKSRAALVYGQMTEPPGARLRVGLSALTVAEYFRDAENKDVLLFIDNIFRFTQAGSEVSALLGRMPSAVGYQPTLLSEMGALQERITSTKKGSITSVQAIYVPADDYTDPAPATTFAHLDATTNLSRQIAELGIYPAVDPLASSSRILDPRVIGDEHYNVARQVKQILQRYKDLQDIIAILGIDELSEEDKLAVSRARKIQRFLSQPFFVASQFTGLEGKYVTIEETIRGFKEIAEGKHDGLSEQAFYLVGTIDEAIAKAKTLKQ
- a CDS encoding F0F1 ATP synthase subunit epsilon; the encoded protein is MALPSKLTLHIVSPDHSMSYEVDEVSLPGVEGDFGVLPGHTPFFTALRTGAMWYRQGAERHSLLVSIGFVEVLPDKVSILAQVAERAEDLDQARAEAGMKRAEEQLGAVPHDIDWERSRLALLQTLQQLQAESRRRV
- a CDS encoding ABC transporter permease, with product MFSNLQKLFRFRGLIQTLVVRDLKARYRGSVLGFFWSFFNPLMLLLIYTFVFTKVLVGIHPAEMEPYALFMFCGILPWTWFSSSLLESSNTLIAGGNLIKKVMFPAEVLPIVTVLANMVHFFLGLPILAAFIIYYQRPVDPVELLWFPVIVLVQLVLTTGLALFLSALTVHFRDVKDLLGNLLTLWFFSTPIIYPMLTAPEDLRWWLNLNPMTHLMISYQEVLFFPGPHGHYKWLLALGVLSVMVFFAGYFVFDRLRDSFAEEV
- a CDS encoding ABC transporter ATP-binding protein translates to MKPAIDVINVSKVYRRYARRRQFATLKSALLDGSLLGDLKPDETFQALKNVSFSVPKGCTYGVIGSNGSGKSTLLKCVAGITRPTEGEVKVDGRISALIELGAGFHPEISGRENIFINGIMLGLSKKEVMRRFDEIVEFAEMQDFIDAPVKTYSSGMYMRLGFAVAIHVDPEVLLVDEVLAVGDQGFTHKCLDKFSEFRRRNKSILLVTHSLDLVEKFCDEAHWLDKGVSKGEGDPKKVVAAYVMNVEDSEENSLAKAESARLAATASEPAVGSDFSPTDTSEPGTGEAPQNPVDDAETNRDGFKATEGRWGTREIEITDVSISGPDGESGHVFQSGDAITVHMTVTAKEPITDFVFGLGLFNADGVCVYGTNTNLEEFQPSAIDGEGAVTFEIDSLDLVEGTYRLDLAAHKADGYPYDYHRLLYTFRVKSKIRDVGIYRPAHRWTFGGGITFRGQ